A stretch of the Bubalus kerabau isolate K-KA32 ecotype Philippines breed swamp buffalo chromosome 11, PCC_UOA_SB_1v2, whole genome shotgun sequence genome encodes the following:
- the LOC129623006 gene encoding peptidyl-prolyl cis-trans isomerase FKBP1A-like — MGVQVETISPGDGRTFPQHGQTCVVHYTGTLEDGKKFDSSRDRNKPFKFVLGKKQVIRGWEEGIAQMSTGQRAKLTVSPDYAYGSRGHPGIIPPNATLIFDVELLKLE, encoded by the coding sequence ATGGGAGTGCAGGTAGAGACCATCTCTCCTGGAGACGGGCGCACGTTCCCGCAGCACGGCCAGACCTGCGTGGTGCACTACACGGGGACACTGGAAGATGGAAAGAAATTTGACTCCTCTCGGGACAGAAACAAACCCTTTAAGTTTGTGCTGGGCAAGAAGCAGGTGATCCGAGGCTGGGAAGAAGGGATTGCCCAAATGAGCACAGGTCAGAGAGCCAAGCTGACTGTCTCCCCAGACTACGCCTATGGTTCTAGAGGGCACCCAGGCATCATCCCACCAAATGCTACTCTCATCTTTGATGTGGAGCTTCTAAAACTGGAGTGA